The following proteins come from a genomic window of Phnomibacter ginsenosidimutans:
- a CDS encoding TlpA disulfide reductase family protein, giving the protein MPFSFSYKQSAAAVLLTLGMYSCEQSTNTDLVVKGSFSNATGGKIMLAELPYAAAQRIVVDSAYLIDSVGRFRLHTPMSQESVYQLFIANGPGLLFINDVPDIEIVADAKHPEQFKISGSPASSSIQTLYNSFEKTYAEWKTAEAAAIAADKPGKQNDSLRTATLQQRDVRYAALQQLFSNFISKEPNATAQYFALGMAHRFLPGSQWQQLLKAAQDKHPQHPGLQLLEQRLVTANTPGTHLLNKAVPEIQLPDSSGQAVALSSLRGKWVLAYVWAGWDSSSRKQAIVLRKTQSALYKKNLVFLGLSIDKDRSTWIEAIRQDSVPAIQLSDLKYWDSKVLQQLDIQKIPFNLLIDPTGMVKAVNIPDSVFINTVSSFVR; this is encoded by the coding sequence ATGCCGTTTTCATTTTCATACAAACAAAGCGCTGCTGCTGTATTGCTGACACTGGGCATGTACAGCTGTGAGCAAAGCACCAATACTGATTTGGTGGTGAAAGGTTCTTTCAGCAATGCCACCGGTGGTAAAATAATGTTGGCCGAATTGCCCTACGCCGCAGCACAAAGAATTGTGGTTGACTCTGCCTATCTGATTGACAGTGTCGGTCGTTTTCGATTGCATACCCCCATGAGTCAGGAGTCGGTGTATCAGTTGTTTATTGCCAACGGACCGGGCCTGCTATTTATTAATGATGTGCCGGACATTGAGATTGTAGCTGATGCGAAACACCCTGAGCAATTCAAGATTAGCGGATCGCCGGCCAGCAGCAGCATCCAGACGCTGTACAACAGTTTCGAAAAAACATACGCTGAATGGAAGACTGCAGAAGCAGCAGCGATAGCCGCCGATAAACCAGGTAAGCAAAACGATAGCTTGCGTACAGCAACACTGCAGCAACGTGATGTACGTTATGCTGCTTTGCAACAACTATTCAGCAATTTCATCAGCAAAGAGCCCAATGCAACGGCGCAGTATTTTGCGCTGGGCATGGCGCATCGTTTTTTGCCCGGCAGCCAATGGCAGCAATTGCTGAAAGCTGCCCAAGACAAGCATCCGCAGCACCCCGGCCTGCAATTATTGGAACAACGGTTGGTAACGGCGAATACACCCGGCACACATTTACTCAACAAAGCGGTACCCGAAATTCAACTACCCGACAGCAGCGGACAAGCTGTGGCACTCAGCAGCCTGCGTGGCAAATGGGTATTGGCATACGTGTGGGCTGGTTGGGATAGTAGTAGCAGAAAACAAGCCATTGTACTGCGCAAAACACAATCGGCTTTGTACAAAAAGAACCTGGTTTTTTTAGGCTTATCCATCGATAAAGACAGAAGTACCTGGATAGAAGCCATTCGCCAAGATTCTGTTCCGGCCATACAACTCAGCGACCTGAAATACTGGGACAGCAAAGTGCTGCAGCAATTAGACATTCAGAAAATTCCATTCAACCTGCTGATTGATCCTACAGGTATGGTTAAGGCTGTAAACATACCTGATTCTGTTTTCATCAATACTGTAAGCTCATTTGTACGATAG
- a CDS encoding RagB/SusD family nutrient uptake outer membrane protein — MKRIFLNIAAATVLFQLASCKKDEFLNPVPTNQISDLSAFDSELRIEGQVKALYATIKNAGLYGGRLQVFNDIRGVDFVNERTNVVTGFDVYNYGPANSSGNSVEAVWSRAYYAINLANVFLAGMDSKGESVVGATKANAYRAEARLVRALCYHAMVNLYARPFWDGNGSKPGLPLRLTPNTGSANFDMARNTVAEVYTQILNDLNFAETNLPLTNANATQNVIRAHKNTAIALKVRVLLGMRRYADVITEANKLVPATAPFVAPTGVRHALNASFNTTFTNYTTVESILSMPFYSNEAPGTQNQLGFYFRHDSQAGGGAEYSVNPAGVYADANWKAGDARRAQILMAANKPWLNKYTTAAPYTDWAPVLRYPEVLLSLAEAITRSTNTVDARAIALLNAVRGRSDASTVFAAGDFANADALANAILTERRIEFLGEGLAGFDNTRLGLPLPAKPGVTAVPATGQNYIWPIPASELQLNALMTDN, encoded by the coding sequence ATGAAAAGAATATTTTTAAATATAGCAGCAGCCACTGTTCTGTTCCAGTTGGCTTCTTGCAAAAAAGACGAGTTTCTGAACCCGGTGCCCACCAATCAGATTTCTGATCTCTCAGCATTCGACAGCGAACTCCGCATTGAAGGACAGGTAAAAGCTCTCTATGCTACCATCAAAAATGCTGGTTTGTATGGCGGTCGCCTTCAGGTGTTTAACGATATACGTGGTGTTGATTTCGTAAACGAAAGAACCAACGTTGTTACTGGTTTCGACGTGTACAACTACGGCCCGGCCAACAGCTCTGGCAACAGCGTAGAAGCTGTATGGAGCCGTGCTTACTATGCTATCAACCTCGCCAACGTCTTTTTGGCGGGTATGGACAGCAAGGGTGAATCTGTAGTAGGTGCCACCAAGGCCAATGCCTATCGTGCAGAAGCCCGTTTGGTTCGTGCATTGTGCTACCATGCCATGGTCAACCTGTATGCTCGTCCTTTTTGGGACGGCAACGGTTCGAAGCCCGGTTTGCCTTTACGTTTAACGCCAAACACTGGTAGTGCCAATTTTGATATGGCTCGTAACACCGTAGCAGAAGTGTACACGCAAATTTTGAATGACCTCAATTTTGCTGAAACCAACCTGCCACTTACAAATGCCAATGCCACTCAAAATGTGATTCGTGCACACAAAAACACAGCAATCGCTTTGAAAGTAAGAGTATTGCTGGGCATGCGTCGTTATGCTGATGTAATAACAGAAGCCAACAAGCTGGTACCTGCTACCGCTCCGTTTGTAGCGCCAACTGGTGTACGTCATGCGTTGAACGCTTCATTTAATACCACATTTACCAACTACACTACAGTAGAAAGCATTCTGTCAATGCCTTTCTATAGCAACGAAGCGCCAGGCACCCAAAACCAGTTGGGTTTCTATTTTCGCCATGACAGCCAGGCTGGTGGTGGCGCAGAATATTCTGTAAACCCCGCAGGTGTATATGCCGATGCTAACTGGAAAGCTGGTGATGCCCGTCGTGCACAAATCCTGATGGCTGCCAACAAACCGTGGTTGAATAAGTATACTACTGCAGCACCTTATACAGACTGGGCTCCGGTTTTGCGTTATCCTGAAGTATTGCTGAGCCTCGCAGAAGCCATCACCCGTTCTACCAATACAGTGGACGCAAGAGCCATTGCTTTGCTGAACGCAGTACGTGGTCGTTCTGATGCTTCTACTGTATTTGCTGCCGGCGATTTTGCCAATGCTGATGCACTTGCCAATGCCATTCTCACCGAACGTCGCATTGAGTTTCTGGGTGAAGGCTTGGCCGGCTTCGACAATACCCGCCTCGGTTTGCCACTGCCTGCAAAACCAGGGGTAACTGCCGTTCCTGCTACTGGTCAAAACTACATCTGGCCTATTCCTGCATCTGAATTGCAGCTGAATGCCCTGATGACGGACAACTAA
- a CDS encoding TonB-dependent receptor domain-containing protein, producing MFAELRPVSGLAIRTQYSVDYLNTENEIYWSPQSGEGFGSNGSATSSFVNRKNWVWTTTAQYDFKVSGANNFSVLGGVEQQRIQAKSFGLNRIQVNDPDFTNIQGGWATPNTAGLGIGESYLLSEFGRLNYNYDRKYFISANIRRDRASQLGSDRKAGTFWGVSAGWEIANENFWQSSKLSSIFSSMKLRGSYGRVGNIAGLGDFASLSTFGSGLYGQTGTLVFNQVGNNFLGWETSNKLDIGLNFGFMNDRITAEVSYYNNDVDGLILNVPAPPSAGMPSSVPTNVGTMYNRGVELGINAQVIRKKNFSWSSSFNFNFNENEVTSLAPGLNRVLSSTSGLETVNITVPGSPVGSLFVTRTNGVDPATGRRIFINAQGREVFYQFRAATGFNFEYADGTRAPNVSSADAIVYKNTNPRFVGGWDNTFNFGNFSLNTLFTYQAGFYVYWGTYAGLRDQRFWNNSTDVLRRWQKPGDQTDMPKPYFGDNVSNGSAFPLDVNVFKGDFIKLRTAQLSYNLPQSVLGKARISSARFYVSGNNLLILTKYPGPDPEVSSNGTGSTNQGVDRNSVGNARTITLGVNIGF from the coding sequence ATGTTTGCTGAATTGCGTCCTGTGAGTGGTCTTGCTATTCGTACGCAGTACAGTGTTGATTATTTGAACACTGAAAACGAAATTTACTGGAGCCCACAATCTGGCGAAGGTTTTGGTAGCAATGGTTCTGCCACCAGCAGTTTTGTAAACCGCAAAAACTGGGTATGGACTACTACTGCACAATATGATTTCAAAGTGAGCGGCGCCAACAACTTCTCTGTATTGGGCGGTGTGGAGCAGCAGCGTATTCAAGCCAAGAGCTTTGGTTTGAACCGCATTCAGGTAAACGATCCAGACTTCACCAACATTCAGGGTGGTTGGGCTACACCCAACACTGCCGGTTTGGGTATTGGCGAAAGCTATCTCTTGTCTGAGTTTGGTCGTTTGAACTACAACTACGACAGGAAGTATTTCATCAGTGCCAACATCCGTCGTGACCGTGCATCTCAACTGGGTAGCGACAGAAAGGCTGGTACTTTCTGGGGTGTATCTGCCGGTTGGGAAATTGCCAATGAAAACTTCTGGCAATCATCTAAGCTGTCTTCTATTTTCAGCAGCATGAAACTGCGTGGTAGCTATGGCCGCGTAGGTAATATTGCTGGCTTGGGCGACTTCGCTTCGCTCAGCACATTTGGTTCTGGCTTGTATGGCCAAACAGGTACATTGGTGTTCAACCAGGTTGGTAACAATTTCCTCGGTTGGGAAACCAGTAACAAACTCGACATCGGTCTGAATTTCGGTTTCATGAACGACCGCATTACTGCTGAAGTATCTTACTACAACAATGATGTAGACGGATTGATTCTGAACGTGCCTGCTCCTCCAAGTGCCGGTATGCCTAGCTCAGTACCTACCAACGTTGGTACCATGTACAACAGAGGTGTTGAATTGGGCATTAACGCTCAGGTAATCCGGAAGAAAAACTTTAGCTGGTCTTCTTCATTCAACTTCAACTTCAACGAAAACGAAGTGACTTCACTGGCTCCTGGATTGAACCGTGTATTGTCTTCAACCAGTGGTTTGGAAACAGTAAACATTACTGTACCCGGTAGCCCTGTAGGTAGCTTGTTTGTTACGCGTACTAACGGTGTAGACCCTGCTACTGGTCGTCGTATTTTCATCAATGCACAAGGTCGTGAAGTGTTTTATCAGTTCCGTGCAGCCACTGGCTTCAACTTTGAATATGCCGATGGCACACGTGCTCCTAACGTAAGCTCTGCTGATGCGATAGTGTACAAAAACACCAACCCTCGTTTTGTAGGTGGTTGGGATAACACTTTCAACTTTGGTAACTTCTCTTTGAACACTTTGTTTACCTACCAGGCTGGTTTCTACGTGTACTGGGGTACTTATGCGGGTCTTCGTGATCAGCGCTTCTGGAACAACTCTACCGACGTGCTCCGTCGTTGGCAGAAGCCTGGTGACCAAACCGATATGCCTAAGCCTTACTTCGGCGACAACGTATCAAACGGTTCTGCATTCCCATTGGATGTAAACGTGTTTAAGGGCGACTTCATTAAACTGCGTACCGCTCAATTGTCTTACAATCTTCCCCAGTCTGTATTGGGTAAAGCAAGAATCAGCAGTGCCCGCTTCTACGTATCTGGCAACAACCTGTTGATTTTGACCAAGTACCCCGGACCCGATCCTGAAGTATCATCAAACGGTACAGGCAGCACCAATCAAGGTGTAGACCGTAACTCCGTTGGTAATGCTCGTACCATCACCCTCGGTGTAAACATTGGGTTCTAA
- a CDS encoding TonB-dependent receptor plug domain-containing protein: protein MRKIAMAIVCLCITFVAFAQSKTVTGKVTDSKDGTGLVGVTVSAPGGAGTKSEAGGSYSVTVPASSKTLTFSFVGYEAVTLSIPANGVLNVSLKLAENKLDEVIVVGYGTQKRKEITGNIASVAGQEVANRPVQSFEQALGGRAAGVQISIPNGVLNNPPVIRVRGTNSISLSSQPLIVIDGVPVFSGDASGTDASGNALASINPNDIESIDISKDAAASAIYGSRAANGVIFVTTKRGKTGKAKVTLDSWVGFSKVFGLPNILNAQQYTDYKNEALRNQGTFNANTNAFYLTNGPDGQPINTNWYDFVYRTGIQHSHTVNVSGANDATRYYFSAGVTDQSGIIKRNDFRRISMLGNFDTKVGKMLTIGGKIQYSNELNEAAVSSGSIPGAAFATAGLGRAALLISPNVAPYNNDGTYNVNGQFIGVMNNKVGQVGFNNPAVSLDQNRSNSENKPFPRKHVC, encoded by the coding sequence ATGAGAAAAATCGCAATGGCAATTGTGTGCCTGTGCATCACCTTCGTGGCTTTTGCACAGAGCAAAACAGTAACCGGAAAGGTTACTGACAGCAAGGATGGCACTGGACTTGTTGGTGTTACGGTATCGGCACCGGGTGGTGCGGGTACTAAATCAGAAGCTGGAGGATCTTATAGTGTGACAGTTCCTGCTTCATCTAAAACACTTACGTTTTCTTTTGTGGGTTATGAAGCTGTAACCCTAAGCATTCCTGCAAACGGAGTATTGAATGTGAGTTTGAAGCTTGCCGAAAATAAACTCGATGAAGTTATCGTCGTTGGTTATGGTACGCAAAAGCGGAAGGAAATTACAGGCAACATTGCCTCTGTGGCTGGTCAGGAAGTAGCCAACCGTCCTGTACAAAGTTTTGAACAGGCTTTGGGTGGCCGTGCCGCAGGTGTTCAAATTTCTATTCCTAACGGTGTGTTGAACAACCCGCCTGTTATCCGGGTGCGTGGTACCAACTCAATCTCGTTGAGCTCACAGCCACTCATTGTAATTGATGGTGTGCCTGTATTTTCAGGTGATGCAAGTGGTACAGATGCTTCTGGTAACGCATTGGCCAGTATCAACCCGAACGATATTGAAAGCATCGACATTAGTAAAGATGCTGCGGCCTCTGCCATCTACGGTAGCCGTGCTGCTAATGGTGTGATCTTCGTAACCACCAAGCGTGGTAAAACCGGTAAGGCAAAAGTTACCCTTGATAGCTGGGTTGGTTTTTCAAAAGTGTTTGGCTTGCCCAACATTTTGAATGCGCAACAGTATACTGACTACAAAAACGAAGCACTCAGAAACCAGGGTACTTTCAATGCAAATACCAATGCATTCTATTTGACCAACGGACCTGATGGACAGCCCATCAATACCAACTGGTACGATTTTGTATACCGCACTGGCATCCAGCATAGCCACACCGTAAATGTGAGTGGTGCCAACGATGCGACCCGCTACTATTTTTCTGCTGGTGTAACCGATCAGTCAGGTATCATTAAGCGCAACGATTTCCGTCGTATTTCTATGCTGGGCAACTTCGATACCAAGGTGGGCAAAATGCTGACGATTGGTGGTAAAATTCAATATTCAAACGAATTGAACGAAGCTGCTGTTAGCTCTGGTTCTATACCTGGTGCTGCATTTGCTACAGCGGGTTTGGGCCGGGCAGCTTTGCTTATTTCGCCAAACGTAGCGCCATACAACAATGATGGTACCTATAACGTGAATGGCCAGTTTATTGGTGTAATGAATAACAAAGTAGGTCAGGTTGGTTTTAATAACCCTGCTGTATCTCTCGATCAAAACAGAAGTAATTCAGAAAACAAACCGTTTCCTCGGAAACATGTTTGCTGA
- a CDS encoding DUF4843 domain-containing protein, with amino-acid sequence MLAIVTAFLSTGCIKNEIATFNGAQIEWDASSWNSNAAGLTYPMMIRVPIYNAATPNSSPFITRTTGTIRLRVNVVGAQAATDRAFTFKFNQAESTGAPGTHFQAVTGTGTIPANSSFGFVDFVVLNPGAGTGTATAVLELTENAVFKPATNYAKIGLSIAQP; translated from the coding sequence ATGTTGGCAATTGTTACAGCGTTTTTGTCAACCGGTTGTATCAAGAACGAAATTGCCACATTTAATGGTGCTCAAATAGAGTGGGACGCAAGTAGCTGGAATTCAAATGCTGCTGGACTTACCTACCCAATGATGATTAGAGTGCCTATTTACAATGCTGCAACCCCCAATTCCTCTCCTTTTATTACCCGCACTACGGGTACTATTCGTTTGCGGGTGAATGTAGTAGGAGCACAAGCTGCTACAGACCGTGCATTTACTTTCAAATTCAACCAGGCAGAATCTACTGGTGCTCCCGGTACACACTTCCAGGCTGTAACAGGTACAGGTACCATTCCTGCCAACAGCAGCTTTGGTTTTGTAGACTTCGTAGTGTTGAACCCCGGTGCTGGTACAGGTACTGCCACTGCAGTGCTTGAACTCACAGAGAACGCAGTGTTTAAACCTGCAACCAACTACGCCAAAATTGGTTTGAGTATTGCACAACCATAA
- a CDS encoding RagB/SusD family nutrient uptake outer membrane protein, with the protein MKKLSKGVFILAILAFLTAGCKKQLEIDPVQSIPSETALQTPENIDAAITGLYARLKNLRQYGRDLITHPEALADNGYATNASGRLLNESNNVLNAHFTGTIWSNSYSAINQINLILEAIPRLNVVPAPTTARINSWRGQCLYLRGLYYFDLVRVYAYIPGAIIDQQNRGGVPIILKGIDNIDSAVALLPERAPINDVYSRIVADLTDAEGLLGFGPTADVALANKAAARLLLARVNLYRRDYAAAKKWADDAIALAGDRMTDISNYEAQWRAATNREILFQVRFAQNNENPGVNESLQTSFTTLTAPGNQAVLGGFGDLVPRPSLLADLGITLTSSNFVGVNASISSRSTDVRNRLFEPGNGGRTKVWVECTKYIGKNGFINLDNVPVLRIAEAYLIRAESAATPGSAVFSETNALNDLKFLKQRRYEGYIGSAIETTDNGLSGNALLEEIIRQRRIEFAFEGHRFFDLKRLGRDIVKTAPSTATVSFSDARILPPIPQREVDGNPRIKQNFGY; encoded by the coding sequence ATGAAGAAACTTTCGAAAGGAGTTTTTATACTTGCCATTCTTGCATTTCTAACCGCTGGTTGCAAGAAGCAATTAGAGATTGATCCCGTTCAGTCAATCCCTTCAGAGACTGCATTACAAACTCCGGAAAACATAGACGCTGCAATAACTGGATTGTATGCAAGGTTGAAAAACCTCAGACAATATGGTCGTGATTTAATCACACATCCCGAAGCATTAGCAGATAATGGGTATGCAACAAATGCTAGTGGTCGGTTATTGAATGAATCAAATAATGTTTTGAACGCACACTTTACCGGCACAATTTGGTCTAATAGTTATTCCGCTATAAATCAAATTAATCTGATTCTCGAGGCCATTCCAAGGCTCAATGTTGTGCCAGCTCCAACAACAGCAAGAATCAACTCTTGGAGGGGCCAATGTCTCTATCTTAGAGGACTTTACTATTTTGACTTGGTTCGGGTATATGCCTATATTCCGGGTGCTATTATCGATCAGCAAAATCGTGGAGGGGTTCCTATTATTCTAAAAGGAATTGATAATATAGATAGTGCAGTAGCTCTTTTGCCTGAACGTGCTCCTATCAATGATGTCTATTCAAGAATCGTAGCAGATTTGACTGATGCCGAAGGATTACTTGGTTTTGGCCCTACAGCAGATGTGGCGTTAGCTAACAAAGCAGCTGCAAGACTTTTGCTTGCGAGAGTAAACCTATATAGGAGAGACTATGCTGCTGCCAAAAAGTGGGCTGATGATGCCATTGCTTTGGCAGGTGATAGAATGACTGACATAAGCAACTATGAAGCGCAATGGAGAGCAGCGACAAATCGTGAAATACTTTTTCAGGTTCGATTTGCACAAAACAATGAAAATCCAGGAGTTAATGAATCACTTCAAACTTCTTTCACAACATTGACGGCTCCAGGAAACCAGGCTGTTCTGGGAGGATTTGGTGATTTGGTTCCTCGTCCCTCATTATTAGCCGACCTCGGAATCACACTAACTAGTTCAAATTTTGTTGGAGTTAATGCTTCAATTTCATCTCGGTCGACTGATGTTAGAAACCGACTGTTTGAACCCGGCAATGGCGGCAGGACGAAGGTCTGGGTTGAGTGCACGAAGTACATTGGGAAAAATGGATTCATTAATCTGGACAATGTGCCAGTACTTAGGATTGCAGAAGCATATCTCATTCGTGCAGAGTCTGCAGCTACGCCTGGTAGTGCTGTTTTTTCAGAAACAAATGCACTGAATGATCTTAAGTTTCTTAAACAACGGAGATATGAAGGGTATATAGGTTCTGCAATAGAAACTACTGATAACGGTCTTTCTGGAAATGCACTTTTGGAGGAGATTATCAGGCAACGCCGTATAGAGTTTGCTTTTGAAGGTCATCGTTTCTTCGATCTTAAAAGGCTTGGACGAGATATTGTGAAAACAGCTCCTTCTACTGCTACAGTATCTTTTTCTGATGCAAGAATTCTTCCTCCTATTCCCCAACGTGAAGTGGATGGTAATCCTCGCATCAAACAAAATTTCGGCTATTAA